From Methanomicrobiales archaeon HGW-Methanomicrobiales-1, a single genomic window includes:
- a CDS encoding mechanosensitive ion channel protein MscS — translation MEIPVSDISFVYAAATVVFGILFALIARFVVNWLSTKAGETETKWDDIIIAAIGTPVQVAIVVIALYLAISQFGILPPGLQWILDPRYVTAFYIVIGAWILSSFLHDIIVIYGHDLADQSEGDWDDRLVELLELVVKYVVWFAALMVILSIFEVNITPFLAGAGIAGLAVALAAQDIISNFFGGAIITIDKPFKIGDRIKVDQYYGDVISIGPRSTRLKTLDYQIVTIPNNRITTNVIVNYAEPDQKLRIIIPVSVAYGSDPKRIKEILLEIARDTIKNTEYLLQDPAPKAFFSEFQDSGLKFILYVWARKYNLPDEVKDTINTQIAERFAAEGIEIPFPQMEVRLKK, via the coding sequence ATGGAGATACCGGTTTCAGACATCAGTTTTGTCTACGCAGCTGCAACGGTTGTATTCGGGATACTTTTTGCCCTGATAGCCCGGTTTGTGGTCAACTGGCTTAGTACAAAAGCGGGAGAAACGGAAACGAAATGGGATGATATTATTATAGCTGCGATCGGGACTCCGGTCCAGGTCGCCATTGTGGTTATTGCACTCTATTTAGCAATCAGTCAATTCGGCATCCTGCCACCGGGCCTGCAATGGATACTGGATCCGCGGTATGTTACTGCATTCTATATCGTGATCGGTGCATGGATCCTCTCTTCATTCCTGCACGATATCATTGTCATCTATGGGCACGACCTGGCAGACCAGTCGGAGGGTGACTGGGATGACCGGTTGGTAGAATTGCTTGAACTCGTGGTCAAATACGTGGTTTGGTTTGCGGCATTGATGGTGATCCTGTCCATCTTTGAAGTAAATATTACCCCGTTCCTTGCGGGTGCCGGTATCGCCGGGCTGGCTGTTGCCCTGGCAGCGCAGGACATCATCTCGAACTTCTTTGGCGGGGCTATCATAACAATCGACAAACCGTTTAAGATCGGTGACCGGATAAAAGTAGACCAGTATTATGGTGACGTGATCAGTATCGGGCCGAGAAGCACCCGCCTAAAGACCCTGGATTACCAGATTGTCACTATCCCCAATAACCGGATCACCACCAACGTGATTGTAAATTATGCAGAACCCGACCAGAAACTCCGGATTATTATCCCCGTTTCTGTAGCGTACGGCAGCGATCCAAAACGGATAAAAGAGATCCTGCTTGAAATTGCCCGGGATACGATTAAAAATACAGAATATCTTCTTCAAGATCCTGCTCCAAAAGCATTTTTCTCAGAATTCCAGGATTCTGGCCTGAAATTTATCCTGTATGTCTGGGCGCGGAAATACAATCTTCCCGATGAAGTAAAAGATACCATCAATACGCAGATTGCAGAACGGTTTGCCGCAGAGGGAATTGAGATTCCTTTCCCGCAGATGGAAGTCCGGTTAAAGAAATAA
- a CDS encoding xylose isomerase — MFGVSTFCLHAVALPEALDRLSSITGYIEVMDEGLHHLSSSEPLESCTARFSIHTPCRGTNIASLLEPIRRASIEVMQECFAIAAEVNAPLVIHPGYFAWAEERDKAEKQLQQSLLDLKRLSQEYSVPFFIENMGNWEYFFLKTPAELPLIGPAAFALDVGHAHLNQCLPAFLRYPAGHYHLHDNRGKEDSHDAVGAGTIDFKEVMAVVKNSAIIPILEISTFDGVLQSIEYIRAL, encoded by the coding sequence ATGTTCGGGGTATCCACATTCTGTCTTCATGCAGTCGCACTTCCTGAAGCACTGGACCGGCTTTCTAGTATAACCGGTTATATCGAAGTCATGGATGAGGGATTGCATCACCTCAGTTCTTCTGAACCCCTTGAGTCCTGCACTGCACGTTTTTCCATTCATACCCCGTGCAGGGGGACCAATATCGCAAGCCTGTTAGAACCCATCCGCCGTGCAAGTATCGAAGTGATGCAAGAATGTTTTGCCATTGCCGCAGAGGTAAATGCCCCGCTTGTCATCCACCCGGGATATTTTGCCTGGGCAGAAGAACGCGACAAAGCCGAAAAGCAGCTTCAGCAGTCTCTTTTAGATCTAAAACGTCTCTCGCAGGAATACTCGGTGCCCTTCTTTATCGAGAACATGGGCAACTGGGAATATTTTTTCTTAAAAACCCCGGCAGAACTACCCCTTATTGGCCCTGCTGCGTTTGCCCTTGATGTGGGCCACGCACACCTGAACCAGTGCCTGCCGGCATTCCTCCGGTACCCGGCCGGGCATTATCACCTGCATGATAACCGGGGAAAGGAGGATTCACATGATGCCGTTGGTGCGGGAACCATTGATTTTAAGGAAGTGATGGCGGTGGTTAAAAATTCAGCAATCATTCCCATTCTTGAAATCTCAACTTTCGATGGAGTTCTGCAGAGCATAGAATATATTCGTGCGCTCTGA
- a CDS encoding aspartate aminotransferase has protein sequence MKSPIASQTGTNKRPYLFAPRMAKTPKSFIREILKVTENPEIISFAGGLPNPALIDVDGIAQAAARVLAADGRSVLQYSTTEGYLPLRQYIADRYKKRLGLSVSPEEILITNGSQQCLDLIGKVFINTGDNIAIERPGYLGAIQAFSLYEPVFHPVNLLNDGPDPTVLQTLCRQNNIRLFYGVPNSQNPSGITYSEERRREIAGILKETDTLFIEDDAYGELNFSGRSLSSLREYIPDQTIITGSFSKILAPGMRLGWVVAPPEIMEQIIIAKQASDLHSNYLSQRIAYDYLQQGTIDPHITRIQRAYKDQCACMLKAMAETFPDTVTYTQPHGGMFVWITLPDGCSSMDIFNAALQEHVAVLPGTPFYIDGGGSKTMRLNFSNSTDEKIIAGIGRLARVIKKQCGE, from the coding sequence ATGAAATCCCCCATCGCATCACAAACCGGTACGAATAAAAGACCGTACCTATTTGCACCGAGAATGGCAAAAACTCCCAAATCTTTCATCCGGGAGATCCTCAAGGTTACTGAAAACCCGGAGATCATCTCCTTTGCCGGGGGACTGCCGAACCCGGCACTTATCGATGTTGACGGCATCGCACAGGCTGCCGCCCGGGTACTGGCCGCTGACGGCCGGTCCGTTTTGCAGTATTCCACTACCGAAGGATACCTGCCGCTCCGCCAGTATATTGCAGACCGGTATAAAAAGCGGCTCGGGTTATCGGTGTCCCCGGAAGAGATTCTCATAACCAATGGTTCACAGCAATGCCTTGATCTTATCGGCAAGGTTTTTATCAATACCGGGGACAATATCGCGATAGAACGACCCGGATATCTTGGTGCAATCCAGGCATTCTCTCTTTACGAGCCGGTCTTCCATCCGGTGAACCTGCTTAACGATGGCCCGGATCCAACCGTGCTTCAAACTCTCTGCCGGCAGAACAACATCCGGCTCTTTTACGGGGTTCCCAATTCCCAGAACCCGTCAGGGATTACGTACTCCGAGGAACGAAGACGGGAAATTGCCGGTATCTTAAAAGAAACCGATACCCTGTTTATCGAAGATGATGCCTATGGCGAACTGAATTTCTCCGGCAGGTCTCTCTCGTCGTTGAGGGAATATATCCCGGACCAGACCATCATCACCGGTTCGTTCTCAAAAATTCTTGCCCCGGGTATGCGACTGGGATGGGTTGTGGCCCCGCCGGAAATTATGGAGCAGATTATTATTGCCAAGCAGGCTTCCGATCTCCATTCCAATTACCTCTCCCAGCGAATTGCGTATGATTACCTGCAGCAGGGAACGATCGACCCACACATAACCCGGATCCAGCGGGCGTATAAGGACCAGTGCGCATGCATGCTCAAGGCGATGGCAGAGACTTTCCCGGATACGGTTACTTATACGCAACCGCACGGGGGCATGTTCGTCTGGATCACCCTGCCGGATGGCTGTTCATCGATGGATATTTTTAATGCTGCCTTACAGGAACACGTCGCGGTATTACCGGGAACCCCGTTTTATATTGACGGGGGCGGGAGCAAGACCATGCGGCTCAATTTCTCAAATTCTACCGATGAGAAGATCATCGCAGGTATCGGGCGGCTTGCACGGGTGATAAAAAAACAATGCGGGGAATAA